Proteins encoded in a region of the Zea mays cultivar B73 chromosome 4, Zm-B73-REFERENCE-NAM-5.0, whole genome shotgun sequence genome:
- the LOC100281840 gene encoding fructose-2,6-bisphosphatase (The RefSeq protein has 2 substitutions compared to this genomic sequence): MGSAHSSVSTAGGEDEEDDEDPSAAAVSSAGAQAPPPALSPSPVRVPPASASKVLEQEPEVLPCLAADSPLSPQPSAAGTPRLLAGPGIKVWDPCHVLLPPPPPSPHAGRQVDAAAIEVVVVSHGECAAAMRPDLVGGRWPATALTARGERQARALAVFLRSRGARLAAAYASPLDRARATAALVCRELDFPEEQIQLSDALTEMSQGQWEGCPKSEIYTPEMVNLMESTQPDFSAPSGESLRQVQFRMMEFLNRTVLRLPEKVAMGDTLSQQNELKGFSRQSSSNSVQDGPPWDSLYRLNRHSLQRKKSGKSRLQFVTSGDNEAEDDFSPKEVNQRHLLHEGSVGSSAATSIAIFSHVTPIRCLIAGLLDCNPIMSKRICIDDSSVTVLEHSLKTGWQIKRLNDTAHLRLL; encoded by the exons ATGGGCTCCGCCCACTCGTCCGTCTCCACCACTGGCGGCGAAGACGAAGAAGACGACGAGGATCCGTCCGCGTCAGCCGTCTCCTCCGCGGGCGCACAGGCGCCACCGCCCGCTCTGTCGCCGTCGCCGGTCCGCGTGCCCCCGGCCTCCGCGTCCAAAGTGCTGGAGCAGGAGCCCGAGGTGCTGCCGTGCCTCGCCGCGGACTCGCCGCTCTCGCCGCAGCCCTCGGCGGCGGGCACCCCGCGCCTCCTCGCGGGTCCCGGCATCAAGGTCTGGGACCCCTGCCACGTTCTCCTGCCCCCGCCGCCGCCGTCTCCGCACGCAGGGAGGCAGGTTGACGCCGCGGCCATCGAGGTCGTTGTGGTCAGCCACGGCGAGTGCGCAGCCGCGATGCGCCCGGACCTTGTCGGCGGCCGGTGGCCGGCCACGGCGCTCACGGCGCGCGGGGAGCGTCAGGCTCGCGCGCTCGCTGTGTTCCTGCGCTCCCGCGGCGCCAGGCTCGCCGCCGCCTATGCGTCTCCGCTTGACCGTGCGCGCGCCACCGCTGCTCTCGTCTGTCGG GAACTTGATTTCCCAGAGGAGCAGATCCAACTATCAGATGCTTTGACTGAAATGAGTCAAGGTCAGTGGGAGGGCTGCCCAAAATCCGAAATTTATACCCCAGAAATGGTCAATCTGATGGAAAGCACCCAACCTGATTTCTCTGCACCATCCGGGGAGTCACTCAGACAGGTACAGTTTCGGATGATGGAATTCCTCAACCGGACAGTCCTAAGACTACCAGAAAAGGTGGCAATGGGGGACACACTGTCACAACAAAATGAGTTGAAGGGGTTCTCTCGGCAGAGCTCCAGCAATTCTGTCCAAGATGGCCCTCCTTGGGATTCGCTTTACAGGCTCAACCGACATAGCCTCCAACGAAAGAAATCTGGGAAAAGCCGACTCCAGTTTGTCACTTCAGGGGACAATGAAGCTGAAGATGATTTCTCCCCTAAAGAAGTAAATCAGAGGCATCTCCTTCATGAAGGAAGTGTTGGCAGCTCAGCAGCGACCTCCATTGCTATTTTCAGCCACGTGACCCCCATCCGGTGCCTCATCGCAGGCCTGCTAGACTGCAACCCTATAATGTCCAAGAGAATATGTATAGACGATTCCTCGGTTACGGTTCTTGAGCATTCGCTGAAGACAGGATGGCAGATAAAAAGGCTGAATGATACTGCACATCTCAGGCTTCTCTAG